The genomic stretch agaatttctttttttttttatttgtatgaaagccattttattacaaactgcacctttaatcaTACTCAactaatttattcattaaatgtTTGTAACAGTTTCTCACCCTCTCTGATGTTTTCCTCGCTCTGACCAACATACATGTTAATGAGCTCTGGACCTTTGACACTGAAATCAAACACAATCTACGATAAGTGACACCTTGAAGCCCCAAAGAGGTTAAAGCAGGtagtaatatttaatacacaacAAACAGTAATGAGACACAGAAGAGTAATGCATGCACTCAGAGGAAAAGGCCCCACCTGAGGAAGGTCATGGAGCACTCAGTGGCCACAGCTTTGGCCAGTAGCGTCTTGCCGGTGCCTGGAGGTCCGTAGAGCAGCAGGCCAGAGCGTCTCAGTCCCACTGAGAGCAGCTCTGGATGCTCTAGAGGGAGTTGGATGGTGTCCAGGATCTCCTTCTTGACCTGCTGCAGACCACCCACATCCTGCCACTTCACTGACGGGATCTGCCATTTACAAACAGGATACCTTATCTCCTGACAAATATCTTGCGATATATATTGAATGATTCATTTAGCCACCGATTCCCCAAACAGCATGTTTTTTAGTTCTTACTTCTACCACTTACAACTCTTCTTCTTCCAAGAATTCTTGAATGTTCTAAGAAATGATTGTTCCTATGATTACATCTTTACACAGGGACTTTCTgggtcagaggtaaagctgtaactaaAGTTTTCAGACATGGGTAACATCTACAGGACGAACGTGCTTTGTGGAGTTACTCTGTAACATAAGCTGCGTTTTTTGACTTAACGTcacgagagaaaaaaaagaggctaatAATAGGATGATTGTTTAGAGCTGCAATAAGTTGTAAGTTATACAGTAACAGGAAGAAAGTTATTCTGTGGATATTGCATAATATTAGCTGTAACTCTGTGCTGTTCTTAAACCTGTTAGTGTTCGCTATGGTATAATGAGAACGATGTTCCTTATTTATACAGGATATCATTGGAAATGCAAGgaatgattctttttttaaaatggtttaaaaatgtGCACTAGAAAGCTAACATTATTACTTCCTGTGGAGGAAAAATAGGCCGGGGTTTCTGCTCGAACAGATTTATAATGGAATACatgatacatacatacagtacacgcaTGTATGTGGGGGATTTGGCAGCTCAGTGGGTAAAGTGttgcaccaccaagctgccactccggggcccctgagcaaggccctttaaccCAAGTActcagttatataaatgagataaatgtaaattgctcttgatgagagcgtctgccaaatgccgtaaatgtaaacacatgcATAACTAACCCACTAATAACTAATCAGCTGCAGCACCAAAACTACTCAATGGTCTAATGGCAAAATCAGAGGAACGTATCCCTTGTGCTTTTCATGATATTCTCCTAAATGAGGCCAACCTTTGGAGCACCGATTGACTGGGAGTGAGCCTCTTGCAGAGCCTCCAGTGCTGTGGTGAAGTCAGCTCCTGTAATAgtcacaccaaacacacacaggtcctcCTCTTCCTGAACACTGGCTCCATGTGGATAACTATGCAACAAAGCAGACAAGCTTTGACGTCAACAACAAAATATCAATATGTACTTCAATCGCTGGGGCTGGTGAAAGATAGACAGTATTTTTCAAGTACAACTGCAATACAGCACTCAGGCAGAAGAGGTGGCTATGAATGACATCCTCCTCGGCAAAGACTAAAAGAATGACCTGTGTGCTCGTTATGCATTCATATTTAGTTACATCTCTCATTTTGAAAGTCTAAATGGATATCAATCggtttcagataaaaaaaaaaaagattactaTAACAATGCACATtgactcctaatcctaaggttgtgggtttgagtctcgggccggccacgactgaggtgcccttgagcaagacatccaaaccccaccccaccccccgcCCAAACTGctcccgggcgccgcagcataaatggctgcccactgctccgtgtgtgttcacggtgtgtgtgttcactgtgctgCCATTAaaaccactgttttttttgtttttagggaCAAAGTGAAAGGGTTCATAATTAATTAGAATtatgaattaatataatatttagctGTAGCCCTATATTTGGGTTTAAATGCATACATACAAAGACATATACAAAGTAAAACTGctacaacatttaaaaagtaaatttaaaaaactCACTAAGTCTTCAGTAAACGCTGATGAGCTGCTTTCCCAGCACCAGTGAGAAGTGCGCAGAAATCTCCCAAAATGAAACCCTACAGATTAAAACCAGACCTTCAATGAAGTTGCATAGACATCAGACCTGAGCCCAACTTTTATAAGACATGGTAAGTTTACATACAGCTTTGTATAATATTAGACTGCAGAACTAAAGATGACCTCACCGCTGTCTGTTTAGCAATCTTGGCCAGACTGACATCTTTGCCTAGAGGGAGCTCTTGACTGAGGCTGGCAAGCATGGCTTTCCTCTGCTCCTCTGTGGGACTCTCCATCACCACCTGGTGCACAAAGGCTGGCATCACATCTGAGGACAAATCCCGCTGGCCATGCACACAGCCAACCACGATTACACTGCAATAAATAAGAAAAGTACATTTCTCATCTGGTTTTATTTACAATCTGCTCATTCAGTGCATTTGTCTGTGTCGAGTCTCGGGTTAAAGTCAAAACCGAAGACTTGCAAAAGTTTCAAATGTTTGCGTGTTACTTTACCTTGAGCAAGTATGAGATATGAGATGGCAGACTGCCGAGGTCACTCTGGAATCGGGTTCGGTGCGGTCTTGCCGTTGGCCGAGTAAGTGTAGGTTCCTCAGCAGAAGCACACAGGGGTGATGGAGCTCGGCTCTTTGGAATGCTGCCTTCATCTTGGACTCGCAGGCAGCTGCAGTGTCTCCGCACAGGGTCACACAGTCCACCTGTCCACCAAAGCACACAGGACGTAAGCTTTCAGGGAAATTCAAGATTGATTAAGATTGGTGGAGACTCTTTCTTTGCTGGCAGATAACTGTTTTGGCATAAACTATTATTTTCAATTATGTTCCAATAAACCAAATACAGAAGATGCAACATTACACAGATCAACTGTGTATTCCCcaataaaatcatatttttcatataatcttctattttatgatttttttgtgtgtgtgttattcattCTTCTCTGAAAGAAGGAGCTAACAATTTACAAATACAAGAGCCAATCGTGGCCCAGTATTTAAATACAGGCAAGGAAACACCACTTTACCCAGAAATACTGGAAGATGTGTAGGAATTATGGcattttgtaatattaataataatatatattaacattCATTAGCTAATAATTTTAAGGGAGGAAGTTTTTTTAACATCATGCGATATAGACCTCTCCTGAAATCAAACAGTTGACTGGTAATGAAAGCAGAAAATGACTGCAGTTGagctaaatgaatgaatgaagttgaGCTAAATGAACGAATGCACTTTGGCTGATCtgggtttgtgttttttaaagctGTAGTTAAAGAAAAGAACCCTTCAGTGAAAAAGAAGCTGAAAGAGCATGTGAATGATTGCTGATGCAGGACATCAGCCAGAGACTAAATGTTAGGTTTGAGTAGCAAAAGGTTGGAAATATATTTTCTGCTTTACAGCAAAACGGACATATTTCATTATGAATTTGATTCGTAATTGATGCTAGATCTAGAGAATCCAAAATCAAATGAAAGCCAATGAAGAATTTCACACTACTGCCTCACTACTCCAACTTCCTATAACTACTAAACTACTAGAAATGATCaaaccaataataaaaaaaagcatttaaaaggaGAGAACAGTGACCTTTAGCAGGTGAAGATGAAGCCTCCGACAAGCCGCCTTGACTACGGTGACCTTACCGCAAGCATCTGGACCCATGAGAAGGACAGAGCAGGCTTGCCTCAAACTTGCACATGTAAAGAAAGAGCCAAAGtcattcaaataaattataacCTTTTATATTAACTGTAAATTAAATATACTATaaaatcacattaaacacaacactaaagtTCTCTTCTATTATACTATCCAAGACCTTACCTTTCCGTAACGTGCGGCTGGATGATGGAGACCAATTTCTCAACAATGCCAGAGAGTCCTGGAGGCACAAGACTCGTCCAGAACGACAGACCTGCCTCTGAAATGGAGGACGGTGCCAGACTATTGGTAAAACCTCTctgagggagggaaaaaaaaatcagagttgAGGAAAATCACTCTAATTTAACTAGGCAGCacaaatttatacatttttaaataaggaAGAATTCAAGATCGTAGCAAGCAGTGCAAGTTTCAAAGTCTTTTCTAGGTGACTTCAGACAGATTTTAGACCTTTTATTATGTTGGCATAATATTCAGATTTCAAAGAACCATTATCAGAATGTGAACGCTACATCTACTTGTATTAATAGGCTGCAGTGCATAAGGAAACAGAGTAAGATTTCAGCttcctttttaaattttttatttaacatgtagtgtatgtgtatattaacaTCTAGACTGAATCATGACTGCAAATAAATCCAACTGTATGGTGCATCCCAAATCACataactatacactatactattcCATGCTCTAGTAAGAACGGTGTAAAAGAGGGAGGGGCTAACCTGCTCTGACTCTaggtgaaaacattttttttttccaagacgATCGACGATACTCCGGTGGACGACATCTTGGAAAAGTcgtaatttatttttcaatatttaaaaaaattcacccTATTCTGCTTAAGCAAGCAAAAAAATCTTTCAAGACATACTACCCTTGTCAAATTCATACAATAGTAAATGGTGCACATTGTAAAAGCATAATAATATGACCTTATCACCATGGCAGACACAAAATATCTTCAGCtagatattttttcatattaattCTTTGCCAGTCAGATGCACTTAAGACAAAATGTAATAACGTCAATTAGGGGTCATTTTTGTCTGCATCTTTGTATATGCCTGTCATTATCGTTAGTCATAAAGCTTGGCCTCACCATATACAGAGAGGTGTGTTCTGTATCAGCAAGATACGATCCAACATCTGCCTCATCCTCAGAAAAGCCGGACACCTGCTTTACTTTAAAATACAAGACTGGCCATCTGCAGAAAAGCTCATGTGGTTAAAGAAAGGATCCAGGGATACAGCATAGCAAACCAAGTGAAATGCTAGGTAGTAATCCACAAATCACACCTTGTGATACCATAAGAGATGCTTTCCATGAAATCAGGATGACCATGTGTTGGAGTACCCACTATAATCCCCTGCTTGacaagtctaaaaaaaaaaatcaagagagATACTAAGTCATTTAGTAGCAAATATTTAAGATACACGGTAAACATTTTAGTTCATAGATAAAGTTCTCAGACCTGCCTTGGTGTGCTAAAATGCTTAAAGAGAACATTATCAAAGGGGCTGTGGATGTCATAATCTGGAGATATAACTGCTTCAATGTGTAGTTCTTTGGCATATGGAGGCGCAGCAGAACAACATACACTTGCAGACAGTTTGGATCCCGACGGTAATGATGCCTGGTTCCAtctctggggggaaaaaatagctCTACTTAATTTATTGAAATTCACTAAATAGTTATTTATCAACATATATCATTACTCACCTTTATTTTGAGACTTTTACTTCCAACAGGTGCAGCTTCTCCATTGGACAAATTAAACCACAGAAGCGGTGAAATGAAACCTGCGTTATCACTAACATCCACGTCTGAGGACTTAATAAAAGCCACAATTTTAGCCAGCTGACTATCTCCTTTTGCCTTAGCCACAGGCTTTGTTCCACTTTCACTGTCTGGAGGACTTTGTGCCCCTTCAGCTCCAGAACATCTTTTTACTTTTCCCAAAGCAGCCATGACCCACTCACCGTTAAACAACCCTAACTTTAACAACAGGTTTTTGCTCACAAAAATAGAGCTGTCCATGTCCAACTCTGCATTCTTTCCTATTTTAATTCCAGATGTTGCCAACCTGCAAAGCCTGGCATGGTCACATGTGACCTTCACATCCAGCCTGCACTCAAGGGCTTGAAGAACCTCTGTGAACTGAGAACTGATCAAAAGTCGGTTGCTCAGTAAGGAGCTCCCAGGGCCAAGACTGTTCGCATAATGAGCAAAATCAGAGACAAACAAGGACACACTGGACGGTCTGTTGTTTACGCTGCTGTCAGCAGAGTCCAAAACACCATGGCTATGCAAAATGTCCCTGCAATCAGAGACTACAACAGTAGTGTTCACAGTGATCATACCCTGCCTAAGAGGTGTGCAGTCCAGCACGACCAAATCAGACAGATATTGACGCACCAGAGTCGCGTTATCACCAAGCAGAGGATGGTGTGGTAAAACCAGAGGGTCACCTCTGCTCACCAAAAGAGTTTGTCCAGGACACGAAGCCAAAACTAGCAGGAAACTGGAGAATTCTTCAGAAGATGCCCATCTGAAGCTCTGCTTCGTGCGAGCACCAATAACTATCTTACCCAAAGGCAAAAGCTGTAGAATACGCGCGATTCCTGACTTTTCCTCCTGAAAACTGTAGTGACTTAGGAAAGTTTTAGACACATAAACTGCCAGAGTGCTGCTGTTACTATGGACCGTGCAGTCAGGCAGCTCCTCGGCTGAGATGTGCGCGCACACTAAAACTGTCGACTTTGTGAACGGCTGAGTTTCCTGAATGGATAATAACAGCGCGCATGAAGTTTCAGTGCAGTTCGAAAACATCCGAATTAACTGTAACTTATGGACGACTGCTTGCAAAGGGTGCAAATCGGGAGGAAACTGATCCAGGCAGACGAACTTCATGGGCGCCGCCATCTTGATGCGTTGCGCATGCGCTTTGCGATCCTCGAGGCggccaaattttttttcttcaatatatTTTCAAAACAGACACAGTCGCATATACTGTACGTATAAACATGTTACACATTTTGCTgacaaaaatgatataaataatcaGGGTAAATAATTCTGTACCAGTATAACATCAAATactctttttaataataataatcatcatcatcatcatcatcatcatcaccatcatcatcatcatcatcgacataataataataataacaataataataataacaataataattattgttattattattgttattagtattattattattattattattatcaataataaaaataacaacaacaacaatcatcatcatcatcatcatcatcatcatcatcatcatcatcatgatcatcatcataatggggtcactgtggcttagtggttagcacgtttgcctcacacctccagggttgggggttcgactcccgcctctgccttgtgtgtgtggagtttgcatgttctccccgtgccttgggggtttcctccgtgtacctcggtttcctcccccggtccaaggacatgcatggtaggttgattggcatctctggaaaattgtccttagagtgtgaatgtgtgagtgaatgagtgtgtgtgccctgtgatgggttggcactccatcctgGGTGTATGCctgtcctgccttgatgcccgatgagataggcacaggctccccgtgacccgagaagttcggataagcggtaaaaaatgaatgaatcaataataataataataataataataataataataataataataataataataatttttaaaagtataatattaGGCCAAAAACTACAATTctgcaattatttatttaaaaaaaatgcttcaataattcagattttatattttcaaaCACCAGTATTCACTGTTAAGTTTCAACCACTTAAAGTCGCACAATTCAATTAATCCATTCAATTTCAAGTTTAACATGCAAACCCAAGTTACCCAGGGACAGAGGAATAGCCTCTCAAGCCTGGAGCATGTTGTTCCATTTTGCTGTTAAATGCCACCCCTTTCTAAGTGGGCATATATCACTTAATCAAAGAACACTAAAAGCAATCATAAGGGTAAAAGGAATCTGTGTGATCTTCAGAGGAAGTTTGCAATAGGAGTGTGTTGGAATAAGCGAATTATGGCACACCTGAGGACTTTTTgtggttgttatttttttctctctctctttttccttcaAATATGTTTTACAAAGTAAAACTGCAGCAAATGACTACATACTTCAACTAATGAATATCTCGGAGAGATTCTCAAAcaatctctttatttatttatttattttttagtataaatTCAATGGTCTTTAAAATACAAtgattctaattctaattattattcAAAATTATTGCACTTTTCTGCTTCCATCTAAAACTCACATTGACTGAATGATAAATGAGTTCGTTATGCCTCAGAGCAATAGGTAAAGTGAGTACAGTGCTCTTTATCTTGTTTTTCTTCCACAATGGCTCAAGAGACATAGCTTTTGAACACTTGACTCGCATAAAACTTTTGGAAAGAAAACCCGGAAAGGTCATGTGTAAATTAGCTTGAGCCCTTAAAACTTTAAATGTCAGTAATCCTTAAAGACACTTATAAAGTCTTCTGACATTTAAAGGTGGATTGAGGATGTGGagcacaaaatatttaaaacaaaattcaaaaataCACTAGCTAATAATAAAGAGTTTGTACAATTTTGTAATTGTCTACAATCTACTCATTGTAAAGCATTCAGCTGTGACATTAATAGTGACATTACAAAGTTTGTATGCAAGTTGCTACAACCATTTTGTGATATAATTGGAAGTAAGAAGGCAGAAGACCTCCAGGGTACACATTCAGTGCTCCTCAGCTATTCAAATGCTCAAAATTTTACGAGACCTCCCAAGTCAGACAAGCCATGACACAAACCCTCCCACTGGTTCTGGCAGCCTTTATAAGATGACCACCTTCTGTCTTTACACACTGTCCTCAGTAGGGTACTCAGGAGAACTTATCTGAATCTATGTTACCTTTAAGGTAGTCGTTTGACATCGATCCTGATGAAATAATCCTGATGATCCCGGTGCTGGCTATAAAACAGATGGTCAAGGTCATTGTTATTATCCTGTATTAGTAATATTAGTGTTTGAATTGCTTGCAATTGAGCTACTTTTTGACTAGTGTTTGACATCTAAACATCATGTTtagaattaaagaaaaaagtgattGTGCTAGGAAAATACTCTGTTGGAAGATTATACTGTACTTTGACATGTTTAGACCTTTTAGAGAAGTGAAGAGAGTGTGTACTCTTGGAAAACTTTTAGCATGTTTTGGTCAGTTAAAGTAAATGCTCTTGTTTTGCTTTCAGCTCTTTGCTTGGATTGGCTGACTACATCTGTTGAATATAGTAATGAACAAAAGCAATTTTCCTTacatttcctctttttgtaAAAGCCAATTGTCTAAACTTGCTAATTCTTTGGAATTAAGGCAAGCAAATATAATTACCACAAACATCAATAATAACCTGTACCTCAGTGTGTTCAAACTAGACTATAAAATGACTATAAAAACAATTTAGCTATGCCTATGGCTAAATTACATATGGCATCAaagatccttttttttaaataccagaAACACTTCTCTCATTTCCACATTTCCACAGGACTGCTTCAGTGTGCAGCTGTATgatgataaacagataaacagcagTTCCTGGAGCTGAGGTTCGCTGGTGCTGTCCTGCAGGATGACTGGTGTCTGGCAGATATGGCCATCTCCTCAGGTGCAACCATCTTCTGCCAGTTGAAGGTACCATCACACACTTGAACAAATGCTTTCCTATATGTGACACCTTATTTTCTGATAATAAGGAACAATAATAGGAACATGAAAAAGTTTTGGGATAATAACATAAAGCTGACTTTTCCCCACAAACACTAAGGAGAGTATCACAGAGCCGTaacataaaactaaaataattgTTATTGTTGACATTTGTGTCTTTATAGTAAAGTTTTGTACAGTAGTttgtagtttgtgtttgttgcttacatttaacaatattttatttcacttttaatcggaattaattaatgaaattaaacaaatggtCCAAAAACGATCATTTCAGCATGAATAGAATTGATCTGGAAATACAAGTAGGCTATTCTGCAAGCTGTTCTCTGGTTAACATGTGCATACTGAGAGAATGGAATAAAATGGGatcaatatatacaaaatgttatcatgatatttttaaattgcaGTACATGAAAACtccaattaatttattttcagctGATCTCCTCtcgcatttatttatttatttataaatcagatagaagggggtcacggtggcttagtggttaacacgtttgcctcatacctccagggtcagggttcgattcccacctccgccttgtgtgtgtggagtttgcatgttctc from Tachysurus fulvidraco isolate hzauxx_2018 chromosome 2, HZAU_PFXX_2.0, whole genome shotgun sequence encodes the following:
- the pex6 gene encoding peroxisome assembly factor 2 isoform X1; translation: MAAPMKFVCLDQFPPDLHPLQAVVHKLQLIRMFSNCTETSCALLLSIQETQPFTKSTVLVCAHISAEELPDCTVHSNSSTLAVYVSKTFLSHYSFQEEKSGIARILQLLPLGKIVIGARTKQSFRWASSEEFSSFLLVLASCPGQTLLVSRGDPLVLPHHPLLGDNATLVRQYLSDLVVLDCTPLRQGMITVNTTVVVSDCRDILHSHGVLDSADSSVNNRPSSVSLFVSDFAHYANSLGPGSSLLSNRLLISSQFTEVLQALECRLDVKVTCDHARLCRLATSGIKIGKNAELDMDSSIFVSKNLLLKLGLFNGEWVMAALGKVKRCSGAEGAQSPPDSESGTKPVAKAKGDSQLAKIVAFIKSSDVDVSDNAGFISPLLWFNLSNGEAAPVGSKSLKIKRWNQASLPSGSKLSASVCCSAAPPYAKELHIEAVISPDYDIHSPFDNVLFKHFSTPRLVKQGIIVGTPTHGHPDFMESISYGITRWPVLYFKVKQVSGFSEDEADVGSYLADTEHTSLYMRGFTNSLAPSSISEAGLSFWTSLVPPGLSGIVEKLVSIIQPHVTESLRQACSVLLMGPDACGKVTVVKAACRRLHLHLLKVDCVTLCGDTAAACESKMKAAFQRAELHHPCVLLLRNLHLLGQRQDRTEPDSRVTSAVCHLISHTCSSVIVVGCVHGQRDLSSDVMPAFVHQVVMESPTEEQRKAMLASLSQELPLGKDVSLAKIAKQTAGFILGDFCALLTGAGKAAHQRLLKTYYPHGASVQEEEDLCVFGVTITGADFTTALEALQEAHSQSIGAPKIPSVKWQDVGGLQQVKKEILDTIQLPLEHPELLSVGLRRSGLLLYGPPGTGKTLLAKAVATECSMTFLSVKGPELINMYVGQSEENIREVFCKARSAAPCIIFFDELDSLAPNRGRSGDSGGVMDRVVSQLLAELDGLHSSTDVFVIGATNRPDLLDQSLLRPGRFDKLVYVGLNKDKESQLQVLKAILRKFKVDPGVSLSDIVERCPLQLTGADLYALCSDAMMSAIKRKILHVTEGLESEDAPLLLCAEDFSQALDILQPSVTEEELHKYKLIQQKLTAK
- the pex6 gene encoding peroxisome assembly factor 2 isoform X2, which produces MAAPMKFVCLDQFPPDLHPLQAVVHKLQLIRMFSNCTETSCALLLSIQETQPFTKSTVLVCAHISAEELPDCTVHSNSSTLAVYVSKTFLSHYSFQEEKSGIARILQLLPLGKIVIGARTKQSFRWASSEEFSSFLLVLASCPGQTLLVSRGDPLVLPHHPLLGDNATLVRQYLSDLVVLDCTPLRQGMITVNTTVVVSDCRDILHSHGVLDSADSSVNNRPSSVSLFVSDFAHYANSLGPGSSLLSNRLLISSQFTEVLQALECRLDVKVTCDHARLCRLATSGIKIGKNAELDMDSSIFVSKNLLLKLGLFNGEWVMAALGKVKRCSGAEGAQSPPDSESGTKPVAKAKGDSQLAKIVAFIKSSDVDVSDNAGFISPLLWFNLSNGEAAPVGSKSLKIKRWNQASLPSGSKLSASVCCSAAPPYAKELHIEAVISPDYDIHSPFDNVLFKHFSTPRLVKQGIIVGTPTHGHPDFMESISYGITRWPVLYFKVKQVSGFSEDEADVGSYLADTEHTSLYMRGFTNSLAPSSISEAGLSFWTSLVPPGLSGIVEKLVSIIQPHVTESLRQACSVLLMGPDACGKVTVVKAACRRLHLHLLKVDCVTLCGDTAAACESKMKAAFQRAELHHPCVLLLRNLHLLGQRQDRTEPDSRVTSAVCHLISHTCSSVIVVGCVHGQRDLSSDVMPAFVHQVVMESPTEEQRKAMLASLSQELPLGKDVSLAKIAKQTAGFILGDFCALLTGAGKAAHQRLLKTYYPHGASVQEEEDLCVFGVTITGADFTTALEALQEAHSQSIGAPKIPSVKWQDVGGLQQVKKEILDTIQLPLEHPELLSVGLRRSGLLLYGPPGTGKTLLAKAVATECSMTFLSVKGPELINMYVGQSEENIREVFCKARSAAPCIIFFDELDSLAPNRGRSGDSGGVMDRIIRT
- the pex6 gene encoding peroxisome assembly factor 2 isoform X3, which encodes MAAPMKFVCLDQFPPDLHPLQAVVHKLQLIRMFSNCTETSCALLLSIQETQPFTKSTVLVCAHISAEELPDCTVHSNSSTLAVYVSKTFLSHYSFQEEKSGIARILQLLPLGKIVIGARTKQSFRWASSEEFSSFLLVLASCPGQTLLVSRGDPLVLPHHPLLGDNATLVRQYLSDLVVLDCTPLRQGMITVNTTVVVSDCRDILHSHGVLDSADSSVNNRPSSVSLFVSDFAHYANSLGPGSSLLSNRLLISSQFTEVLQALECRLDVKVTCDHARLCRLATSGIKIGKNAELDMDSSIFVSKNLLLKLGLFNGEWVMAALGKVKRCSGAEGAQSPPDSESGTKPVAKAKGDSQLAKIVAFIKSSDVDVSDNAGFISPLLWFNLSNGEAAPVGSKSLKIKRWNQASLPSGSKLSASVCCSAAPPYAKELHIEAVISPDYDIHSPFDNVLFKHFSTPRLVKQGIIVGTPTHGHPDFMESISYGITRWPVLYFKVKQVSGFSEDEADVGSYLADTEHTSLYMRGFTNSLAPSSISEAGLSFWTSLVPPGLSGIVEKLVSIIQPHVTESLRQACSVLLMGPDACGKVTVVKAACRRLHLHLLKVDCVTLCGDTAAACESKMKAAFQRAELHHPCVLLLRNLHLLGQRQDRTEPDSRVTSAVCHLISHTCSSVIVVGCVHGQRDLSSDVMPAFVHQVVMESPTEEQRKAMLASLSQELPLGKDVSLAKIAKQTAGFILGDFCALLTGAGKAAHQRLLKTYYPHGASVQEEEDLCVFGVTITGADFTTALEALQEAHSQSIGAPKIPSVKWQDVGGLQQVKKEILDTIQLPLEHPELLSVGLRRSGLLLYGPPGTGKTLLAKAVATECSMTFLSVKGPELINMYVGQSEENIREVFCKARSAAPCIIFFDELDSLAPNRGRSGDSGGVMDRS